The sequence atgtattgtgtttaaatggttttaacatgttattctttctatttgattcatgctatgtattaatacactttgttgtatattagagacatttttgtctcaattatgttaaagggaatacaaaagagaatagagttttcaaagtgtttgttttaatgccaaagagagaattcgaatgatttattggattgatagatacatattcagatattgcatgcaattagttgatcaacgaccataggcttatatcccgacagagtaatcGATTTATATAGATGGGATATAGGTANTTTctatttgattcatgctatgtattaatacactttgttgtatattagagacatttttgtctcaattatgttaaagggaatacaaaagagaatagagttttcaaagtgtttgttttaatgccaaagagagaattcgaatgatttattggattgatagatacatattcagatattgcatgcaattagttgatcaacgaccataggcttatatcccgacagagtaatcgatttatatagatgggatataggtacagagacagagatactatatagatatcaatccatcagagaaaagagaaataccatcgttattgttattcattctatgatattcatgtttcagagttgatggtatttaatgttttcaaagccatgttttacagagtatggtatatgtatattgctatgtaaaagctccacttgctgagttttatactcatttcagttatttcatgtgatgcagataagagtgacgggccaggactttgattggagccgaggtcatatgcatagaacatggaaggaagaaggctattttgttagcacttttggacatgatcaaaatgatattttgtattttgttgcaaagcttatttgatcatgtatattcttttgattatatattgaaatgtattttaaatccttctttcctttaagaaaattttaaattccgctgttatttcatGAAATCGATCAAGAGGGCGTTACACAAATTCTTAaacatgtccaattccaccacaaagccagcatgcatagaaatcatataattttctCATTTCATAACGtaacacgtataaaaattctaaggcatataaaacatatatcctcataaagctattaaacatgtgacgtaaacatataattcatgtaatcatgcatgtaacattataaaaatcatataaaacatgcaaacttacaaatttgaggcttggCGACTGAGCTTCctggcactgatggtggcacaaccttttacaagaacattgctctgataccaactgaaacgtccactactcgttttcttaaaaagtactagaatttttttttaaaacacctaAGTATTGGCCGAACACATCCAACAATTTAGGAAATATTTTTGATgtcctttaaaaataaaacaaccaacagacctttaaaaatcaaaagaaatggtttaaagcataaaatcatccaacattttaccaaatctaaaagcattatttgaaaagtatagcccatactatcaacctatcaaaaacataaataaaaagacgtaaaatctttaacataaatcataaacgtcAATGCGGAAAACTAGAAGTGCTGGTCCtagggttatgtgcaccttaagtccagtcagatcaaccatcaagacctccactacCCTCAACATCAAactcacatgcatcaatcacacctagtgagtctaaagactcaacacaccataatcttgataacaacataatacatatacatatcacgtgtaacagtgaaaatacttttacgtaaaataacgatttcatgaagatgcataaactataaacataaacattttcatatcaacataatacgaatacgaagtcacaattaacgatctgaattcgacgaaatgaaaattaaacatgcatataacgtttttcttttaaatcaagcacacaacatatcttttaacgtccatattatatcataaaaaatccACAAAcatttaacataaacattttaacatataaagcAGCATTCAGAGCATTGACATgaagtttactaattttcgggtgtaaaattatcgttttacctctaaatataaaatttcacatttttgattttttcttaatttcattgactgtaaaatatcccaaataattatttaagcttaaattaaatttatcacaattttatttagattaaattctAGGCCTTTCAATTATtccttaattattcatttttaatgcgttttaatcccgaattaattcaaactttaatataaaattctcaaattaaaacttagactttttatattattttaactcTCGTGAAcaatgactcgacccccgtgagccatgtttcgaatttAAAGCCAATAAAAAACCCTAACCGAACCATCTAGATTACACCTTGAGCCATGTTCGTTTTTCCATCAGCCAAGCTCGAACCACCCTGAGCTGAACCCTGCCCAGCCCCTCTAGGAACCCTCTTGGATCCTTAGAACCCTTAGGTACTGATCCTAAGCTCGAGCCGCAGCCACAACAACAGAACATGCCATGGCCGAGACTCCTAGTGTGGTAGGACTCCATGTTTGTGCACTTAAGACCCTAGCCTCTGGACCAGCCCTCAACCAGACTCttgtgcaccctcctaggaccctagtGATTTGACCTAGTGTGGTAGGACTCCATCTTCTTCTCCCTGCACGCCTGCACACCCTGAGCGACTTGCATGAAGCTTctcgggttggagtcctagcttggaaGAAGTGGACTCCTTACCAGCCCtgtgctcgagtcctagcgtggctacgACTCTTTCCTTGACCCCTCACGTGACCCTAGCCCGCCCTGGTCCCAGTCGAGACCAAGACGTGCAACAACAAGCTTGAACCCGAGCCCCAAAGACACAACAGCCGAGAgatggttccagcttgttcctTCCATGTGTGCAGCATGTTGGGGTGTTCTATGACTTCTtaaattcatgtaaaacaatCCCATATCACTTCcgaatcatggcagccccttaagaacattttaaacatgtttttggaACATAAAATCATGAGTTTAGAATATGTATATGCATAGTTATGAAAATAATATGATGTGTGacttgttttcattcaaaacatgatcaaataaatactatggtgtgatggatgagtaaaggGAAGAACATGACGTATCTTTGCGTATTTAATACACGATTATACgatgacgaatcgaagaacgatgaCACGAAGCCTTGGGCGAATTTCCTTGACAAAACCGAACTCTCCTTGATGtgcttgtgtgtgccgtgagtttGAGAGAGAAAAATAGAGTCCTTGTGCGTGATGGTAGGGTGGAGTAGTGAGTTATGAAGCTTGGGGGAGGGTTTTCTAGCTTATTTATTTGCTTGGTTATCAAGTAGCCAAGCCTAGGCCCATTAATAAGACATAATAGGCCCAATAAGCCCAAATGTGCTTATTTAAAATATCTCGTGTAGGAAAGTTTGTAaaattattagccgagttgtcaaaacgttcgtatttttgttgaaaatcgaataccgataaaaattacgtcccggcgtataaaaccACCTaaaaaaccctttattttcaaaatacgaaaaagcatcaaccatattttaaataactaaaaacaattatttaataaaaacaatttccatttttttaatCCCTCAGTCTTCGTTCGTCGATTGCAACTCGAATAACACttcaaaatacattttaatgcatccATGCAGAAaagtacattttaaacatgaaaatatgcacatcataattaatttatgaaattaaagcaatttaattaaaatacaaaaaaaagttGATAATCTTACATGCATGTGATTCAAGTGGACTTTCGAATTTTTCAGGACGTTATAGAACGGTCTCGAGTTTACCTcttgaaaatgtttataattatgtttttaggtgttttatgaagtttggttggcttcggatCGAAAgtttgaggtccaggggtaaaatggtcaattagggtttccaatggcaaaattgtcattttgcacccgggtcgagttagcagtcctggcagcgccctaaacacgatttgatatgttttaaatgtttatgttatcacaaatatgaatttttatttaaatatgaaaaatacgatgcatgcttgattttaagaaaaaatttacgtatatgcatgattttataagtgatgaatatgatgacatgttttgaaggatgtgagtcagttgtgactaatacgatgacacgataatacgatgacatgtaaggagAAGGCTCAATGGTTGGATAatagtgtcgctgatgtcctcgtCGAGTAcggcggttatacgtagatcgATATATCTCCTAATACGATGATaagaaagtcacaactaatgaacggaattcaaattaagaaaggCAACACGTATTTTTTGATATGATGATATATGTTATGAACATGTTTATGCTTCGACAGGTCATGATTATGCATACGAcatttaagatcatgaaatgtatttttattacagtaatttcactgttgcgtgttatgtatatgtacttgctataacGTTaaaggtgtgttgagtctttagactcacttggtgtgaatgatgcaggtgagaataTTGATCAAGAgattggaggtgccgaagactgagtagacGGAGTTTGATGTGCGTACGCGAACTCGATGACCGTATTTTCCACACATTATGTTTGAGTTAGAGTGGATGTATATTTTCATactcattcattttattatgtTGATGGTTGTAAGAATTTTTTCACGTTTcatatttgcattattttaaaacgCGAGACTAGGGTTGATGATTTGCCCTTTTTTTTAAACTGCAGTATTTTCATATGTCAGTTGATtgctattattttaaaatgtgtcaTTTCCAGTGGTATCGTAGGCATGCACAAGAtggtaattttcgaaaatgagtttacaaaaaaaaaaaaaattattcgtaTTTtaagtagcagacgtttcaacaCTATTATCTCATATATGTTATTTCAAAcattgaaataaaaacaaaaaattgaaacaccACGTAAAATAACTGTTAGCATATTCTAGCATAATTTGAGTACGTATCTCAtagaaaatatttcattttaaaaacataaccAAATTTACATCATATTATTTCATCATGTCATTGTGCaacatagtaaaaaaaaaaaaaaaaaaaagagcgaGAGATAAAATACTATGTTTTATCTAAAAAATGAACAATAGTTAAAaagtataataaattttaagattaacaaaatattattctatgaaaaaaattattttaatcaactgtcaataattattataaaaattatcgTTAGAATTCTGAAATTTAATATAGTATCTCTAATTTACACAAAATTGTTAGCAAAACAAAATGTTTAGGAgattattatttctaattatcGTTTGGCCAGCCAATATGAAAAGGCGAATAAGGGCGTAGGCTTctgtataattaaaatattattttacaaatcaCAACGGCTACTTTCTCAAAGACTTTCAAATTTCTCGGGGAAATAAAGTAAATAGGTAAGGCTTGTGTTCTTCAATTCGTTTGTTTTCAAATCCTTTCTTCCCTCTTCTTGATACCACTCTCTTCTCAGTTTTTACTCGAATGAACAAGCCCTGGAATTATCTCTCGGGAATCCCATAATTTTTCAGTAAAGTACGCTCCACGAACGTCAAAGATGCATGATTTCATAGGCTCCGTACGCCGATCCCTGGTGTTCAAACCATCGGACGAGGAAACCGTTGGATTAGTTGGATTCGTTGAGAAAATTGGGTCGAGCATACGGAAATCAAGAATTGGGTTGTTTGGGAAGCCTCCAGTCCATGCGCTGCCACCAATTTCGACGCCTCCAAGAAAGGTCTCGAGGGCGGCACTGATGGAGGAGGATATGGTACTGCCGCCAATGGAAGGATCCACAATAGAGTCTCCTCGTGTGAATAAAGTTAGGAAAGCTTCCCCATTGAAAGAAAAAGGTAAAAGATGCGAGGACTCGGtggtgaagaagaaggatgttGAACAGCCGCCGCAGATCCGTTGGAGGAAAGGGGAGTTGATTGGTTGCGGTGGATTTGGGAGGGTATACATGGGGATGAATATTGCTTCTGGCGAATTGCTGGCTGTTAAAGaggtattttttgttttaatcatCTCAATGAATTTTTTGTATTAGTTTGTTGATGGTCTTTACTCAATAGATGTGAGTATAATGTACTAATTTATGGGTTTCTTTATTTGTTCTTCCGTTGCTTGGATGCAGTTTGCAATTGGGAATAACAACGCTTCGAAGAAAACTCAAGTAAGGACATCGGTTTGAGCTGATTTATCTTTCTTCAGTGTATGATACTTATGCTTTTATAACCCCATTTGACAGTTTCTTGGTGTTTTGCATTTGGCAGGAATATATTAGGGAGCTTGAGAAAGAAGTCGATCTATTGAAAAATCTCTCTCACCCAAACATTGTTGTGAGTATATTGAAATTTCCTATTGTTTGATCCATTAGAACCTGgtgtcaaatatttaatactAGCACATTTATATTTGTTCAGAGATACTTGGGAACTGCTAGAGAGGAGGATTCTCTGAATATTTTATTGGAATTTGTGCCTGGTGGATCAATATCGTCTCTGTTGGGAAAGTTTGGTTCTTTTCCAGAATCTGTGAGTGGTTACTTTAATCTTATTCAGAAAGTGGAGATGGATAAAAATTCCTTGATATTGCATCCAATCCTTCCAGATGAAAATCTTCAATTCCATAAGATTTTAATGTCTGAGAAATGGATCTTTTTGGGTTTGTATATTGGAACTTCTCGAAAGCCGATAAATTATCAAATGTACTAAACAGAAATGAGGCTATGAAAAAAAAACTGTTGTTCTGGATAGTATATTGGTAGTATTTAGACTTTTAAACTTGTATTTGAATTTGCCTTCCAGGTCATTAGAATGTACACAAAACAATTGCTGCTAGGACTAGAGTATCTTCATGAGAATAAAATTATGCACCGGGATATCAAGGTAATTATTCCGCCTTCCTATTATTCTCGTGATTTTCAATCATCATTGAATGATAATTTGGATTCCTCCTAGGGTGCGAATATTCTTGTTGATAATAAGGGGTGCATTAAACTGGCTGATTTTGGAGCATCCAAGAAAGTTGAAGCATTGGTATGTTTCTCTTTGCATTTGTAACAATTTTCTTGATTCCCTCAATGAACACTGACTCCTAATGGAAATCTGCTGCAGGCTACTCTAACTGGTTTCAAATCAATGAAGGGTACTCCATATTGGATGGCTCCTGAAGTTATTGTGCAAAGTGGTCATAGCTAGTGAGTCGCGCAGCTTAGTTCTTCTACCTAGAATAATTTGAATCTGTTTTTACTTGCTAGAAGAAGTTATTTATGCAACAAAATCCGTTGTTACTTTGATCGATCTTTTTGTATCTATTTATGTTTTCTACTACACCTCCAGTATCTAGTAAGTTCCAAAAAGTTTGTCGTCTTCTAAACACTAATTTTTCTTAGACTGTTTTgatttaattaagttaatatacataatatttctGTAAGAAAACTTGTTAACTCATGGCACTGGATAGGTAtgtacacacacatacacatacatatatgCTCGATTTTGGCCACATCAGCACCTAAAAGCTTGATGATAAAAATCAAAGTAAAACTTGTTAAAGCTAAATCGGTGTCGACTAAAAGTATTTTTCTTGTAAATAGTTGAAGTATTGCTTGGAAGTTTTGTTGTAAACCATCTAGTGTAGCTGCCTAATGTTATGTTCCTTTCAAAATGTTGAATTGTATTCTTCAATTTCCAATCGTGGTTCTCTAACTACCCCATTAAAAAAGAAACACATGTACTTCATTTTTCAGCCATGTGCTTCCCACTTGAATTCAACCAATATTCTTTTGACTTTCTTTGTCTGAAAAAAAACAACAGCTCTGCTGATATTTGGAGTGTCGGATGCACAGTTATTGAAATGGCTACCGGAAAGGCTCCTTGGAGCCAGCAGTATAAGGAGGAGGTACTTGATTTTTAATATCTTTATGaatttactagattcaggattGTCTATTTTTAGGTTTTACTTATagtcattaattaattttggttGGCTTCATTTTAGGCTGCTGCTCTTTTTCACGTTGGGACTacaaaatcacatccaccaaTACCAGAGCTTCTTTCCACTGAGGCAAAAGCCTTCTTGTTAAAATGTTTACAAAAGTATGTTTTCTTTTATATCTCATTTATTTGTCTGATATCATATTCCATTGAGCTGTTAAAGTAGCTATCTACGCAGTAGAGTCTTTGTGCTCAAAGAATAGCTAATAACTTTGAATACTTCTACACGtttttcttcaactctttctCACCCAACAATCTGACATCACAAACTATTGCAGGGAGCCAGACTTGAGACCTACTGCATCGGAGTTGTTGAAGGTGGTGCAAATTGATCACTCATATTTGCTATAGCATAAATGACTATTATATGAAATGTCTGACTGCATTTGATGTTGTCTTGCCACAatgttttcatattttctaGAAGAGTTATGTATGATATTTTACTGATATTATGTTTTCCATTTCTTGTTATCTTCAGCATCCATTTGTTACTGGAGAATGCCGAGAATCTTATCTTGTTCTACGCACTTCGATTATGGTAAGCCAAGGCACTTATTGTGATCTCTGTTTCAGTTCTATAGGCAGTATCTTTACCAGTTTAATTATCTGTACCAGGATGGAATGCGGATGGGAGCAAATAAGGTTGGCTCTGAGAAGACGTAAGCAATCTGATTAATGGAGTTGAATATCCTTTTTCAATCTGAATGAATCAGTTGTTTCAAATCTTGAGATTTTATCCATTCTGCAGAATGAGCCTGGAGGAAAAAATGACCTGCAACGGGGTGAAGGATATTGGTGACCTGGGTGGCAGTGTCAAATGCTTAGTTGTTAATTCAGATCTGTTATCAGACAGAGGATCCCTTTGGCAACCAACAAACTTTGATGATGACTTGTGTAGATTCGATGATGAAGATGTTGTCGCACTTGGTGCACCAACAAAATGCACGTCTACATTACTCTCTCATGAATGTAATCAGGTAAGGAGTAGACTGCATGGTCTTTGCAAATCTCATTGTCTTCCTTAAATAAATCAATCTTCATTCTAAGCCAAaggcaaatttttttaattttacagAGTTTCAATCCTATGTGTGAGCCTACTGATGATTTGCCGTGCAAGTTTGATGAGAATTCAGAGTTGAATAAAAGCGGAGCAGGGTTGTATTCCAGTCAAATAGTTGATCCTCTAAATAGATCTTTAGCTTCAGGTATGGTGGATCATGGCTTTACATTCCCAGGGCATTCAGGAGCTGAAGATGAGGATGAAGTAACTGAATCAAAGATTAGAGAGTTCCTTGATGTAAAGGTAGACTCGACATCTCTTTTTTGTTTGTGTCCAGAAAGATCTTGTCATTTCACATTCAGAAGCATCATCCCGGAATTTATGCATCTTTCGTAGAAAAGATTTCAGCTTTCCAAAGAAAAAAGTTACAGTTTCATCTCTTTTCCTCTGTTATTTCCATTGTATGTATGTAATATTTCACTAATTCTTTTAGGCTTTTGAATTGAAAAGGCTGCAAACTCCTCTATATGAATTCTATAAATCCTTGAATGTTGCTGGTCCTCCGAGTCCAGTTGGGGTTGGGAACAAGGAAAACGTTTCAAATAATTACAATCTTCCGCCCAAAAGTAGGTCGCCAAGTAGGCTTGGTAGCAGAAGACTGTCTACTGCCATCGATGTCGAGTGCAGCTCAAGTCCTGGGAGTTGTTCCAGACGGGTATCAAATGCTGTTGACGTAAACTTTCAAGATTCTCAGGATGCTAAGGAGCTTCATGAGTCTCAGCGAGAACCACTTAGTCCTAGGTAGGTGATTTTCCTTgcatcataaaattttgaatgacTCCATTAAATGAAACTGAATATTGTTTTGCCCGTAGCTCCGAGTTTATCGATAGACAGAGGAAATGGAAAGAAGAGCTTGATGAAGAGCTCGAGAGGACCAGAGGCAAGTTCTATGAGTTTTGCTATGTATAATTTGGACTTTCAAATCCCCTTTTAAGTGTGACTCTGGGGCATATGATTTGTCTTTCCTTGAGACATCCATATTTTAATTAGCTCCTACCTTCGGAAGAAATGTCCTCAAAATGAGCAGCAGTATGATTTTTTAGCGTAATAACTTTTTCTAGGAACTGGGTTTAATCATGTTTAACGGAACAAAATACATGTTGCTTTTTTAATGAGTTCTTGTGTTCACGTAAAGCCTTCGGCAGGTATCCTTATCTTGGGATTGGTAGAGCTACTGTGGGTACTTTTGAATGCAAGTACGCTACTTCAGACAAACACAGAAATCAAGGAAATTTAGCAACAAACTAATTTGAAAATGCATCTTTTCATGATACATAATTTTTGGAACGGTTAAATCCAAACACATGCACACATAATCTCAGACTCTCGTCATCACTCcgtaatttttgagaattcaaaACTGCGTCCACAAACAAATCCGAACACATGCACACACATATCAACTTGTATGTCAGATGTCAAGGTTTGTTCCATCTTTGTCTTAATATTTTGATGAGGTTCATGCAGGAGGCATGACTTTTTACTGCAGGATTTTGTAATGCGAAGCTGTTTGATTTGTCTATTTCAGAGCTCATGCGTCAGGCAGGGGTGACAACAACATCGTCCCCAAAGGATCGAATCTTGAATAGGAGAAGAGATCGTTTAAGGTTTCCCCCAACTCCAGGGAGATAAACCAAGTCTTTTACGGCTTCTCGAACAGTCCAGAGGATTGATCCCTGTTTACGTGAATTAAGATTTACCAAGTGGAAGTATCATGCCTGTAAGTAAATCAACATATTATTGTAATGCTTCAGGTAAGTTTAATATCCATTCCGTTTTATCATTTGAGTTTTGTATAGATCAGATCCCTATTGAAAATTGTACTTTCATTTCATATTCTAGTGGCTACCGGCAATATATGATGTATGTAAAAAATGTCTCCATATTGGGTTTGGATTGACTGAAACTATACTGGTTTGCACAAGCATCTGTTATATAGACTTTTACTTTGTGATGTGTTCGCCATTTTCCCATTGATTTGCAGCTCAA comes from Primulina huaijiensis isolate GDHJ02 chromosome 2, ASM1229523v2, whole genome shotgun sequence and encodes:
- the LOC140967047 gene encoding mitogen-activated protein kinase kinase kinase NPK1-like, whose product is MHDFIGSVRRSLVFKPSDEETVGLVGFVEKIGSSIRKSRIGLFGKPPVHALPPISTPPRKVSRAALMEEDMVLPPMEGSTIESPRVNKVRKASPLKEKGKRCEDSVVKKKDVEQPPQIRWRKGELIGCGGFGRVYMGMNIASGELLAVKEFAIGNNNASKKTQEYIRELEKEVDLLKNLSHPNIVRYLGTAREEDSLNILLEFVPGGSISSLLGKFGSFPESVIRMYTKQLLLGLEYLHENKIMHRDIKGANILVDNKGCIKLADFGASKKVEALATLTGFKSMKGTPYWMAPEVIVQSGHSYSADIWSVGCTVIEMATGKAPWSQQYKEEAAALFHVGTTKSHPPIPELLSTEAKAFLLKCLQKEPDLRPTASELLKHPFVTGECRESYLVLRTSIMDGMRMGANKVGSEKTMSLEEKMTCNGVKDIGDLGGSVKCLVVNSDLLSDRGSLWQPTNFDDDLCRFDDEDVVALGAPTKCTSTLLSHECNQSFNPMCEPTDDLPCKFDENSELNKSGAGLYSSQIVDPLNRSLASGMVDHGFTFPGHSGAEDEDEVTESKIREFLDVKAFELKRLQTPLYEFYKSLNVAGPPSPVGVGNKENVSNNYNLPPKSRSPSRLGSRRLSTAIDVECSSSPGSCSRRVSNAVDVNFQDSQDAKELHESQREPLSPSSEFIDRQRKWKEELDEELERTRELMRQAGVTTTSSPKDRILNRRRDRLRFPPTPGR